The window ATCCGATTAGAGCACCATCAATACAATCTTGCATCAGAAAATCTTTAATATTTTCTTTACTTACACTACCACCATAAAGAATTGGAGTAGAAATCTCTTTTTTAGTTTTATTA of the SAR202 cluster bacterium genome contains:
- a CDS encoding triose-phosphate isomerase, whose amino-acid sequence is NKTKKEISTPILYGGSVSKENIKDFLMQDCIDGALIGSASLNSEQFLSIIQTIDTL